CGAATACACATTTGTGTGCAACCAGCAGGGCTGCGGCAAAGCCTTTCTCACGTCCTACAGCCTGAAGATCCACGTCCGCGTCCACACGAAAGAAAAACCCTTTGAGTGTGATGTCCAGGGCTGTGAGAAAGCCTTCAACACTCTCTACAGGTGAATATGAATATGATATTTTGCATTAGCATGCTTAAATAGCTCCTTCTGCCCTGTGGGCTTTGCTGTTAGACAGTGATTGCATTGTGTGGATGGCAGCGTGTGGGTCTCACAGAAACTCATATTCACACTCATGTGACTGCTGGTCTGCAGACCGCAGATCCGCCACCATTCACTTCCTGTCAGCCTCTGTTTGCTAAGAGTAACATGACATGTTGATGGTTTCTTAGATTTAATTCACAAGCTCTTGATAACATTTGATATCGATTcatttggatatatatatatatatatatatatatatatatatatatatatgcatcaGGTACAGAACATGTGAAattttcttaagaaaaaaatctctgtcaactaatgctgtaaactgtaCAGTGCACAACAGAGGGCATAATATTCaattatatttagatataataatcaatgCTCCAAAACTCATTAGAGCAACACTCATTAGTTACATTTGGCAATGtaagtttttatatttaatgatataattaTGTTTCTACTACAGTTCGTTgtagaaatgtaaacatttaaactgtggctgtcataacttgttttaatTACAGATTTATTAAACTGTACAATAAATAAGACGtcactaacaggttaagtaaaaatataaggAATATGTAATATAGTGCATGTATTTAGTACAAATATAGAGTTATTTGGTGCTGTAACTAATAATAaagatgaagagatgatcagttcatataccgcttgaactgaggcgctacagcgatctgtcaccaCTAGAGGTGTGGTGAGACAGTTAGCACACGAGACGAGacacgagattgagttcacgagaacgAAGATGAGTTTTTTTATCAAGTATTTTAAGAGATCCTCAATGATGAAATGCATGACTATAAAAATAGTCTGCGGATgcgtttgaaatgttttaactaatcatcttgtaatgaatgtcgtttcagttctactttctgagtatgaattatcatatgcagtaaaagacaacaatactcaagtactgttaAAGGTTTttccacaaactcaactgactggcttctctcacacgagtctcttcagatcttactttACATGACtgatgagcttctacaacttttgacctcctaactgaactcatttccacaaattgattatagaaataaaaacactataaataaaaatgaatacgTTTTCTCTTTGTCTTATTAAGTGTGAACAATAAGTGCAAGCATAATCAAAGTACtatctcaatattcaaagtgcaaatagagaccaaaTATTGATCTCGTCACACCTCTAGTCACCACACGTTAGCTGAAGctgcatttattgtttgaatttcataataaaattgacagaatatGAAAGTTATACCTTGTTTCATACCAAAGGTATCAACGCATAAATAATGATCAAAGCTTCAAATAATGTTTAGAGAAGTTTTGTTCTCTAAACATTATTTGTGGTTTTCCAGGTCTAGAAGGTCTAAacttatccactttttttcTTACgctttttttaatagaattttttaaaattaaaataagaaatatcttgatttgtagttaatttagcttattttaatgtttgttttgtcttgtaTTTGTGTAAATCAAGTCATCTCAAGGCCTCCGTATGACTTACACAAATACAAGTTTTCTGAGGCCCTCTAGTGGCCTGACCTCCTGTTTGATATCACATTCCACAGTTGGTCATTCACAGTACATTAGGAGACttgttttgtattacaagttttctgaaatgttattttaaatatgcagttgaggcattatctaattaaatatgctcACAAGGGATGTAACGATTCACTCAACTCACGATGCAATGTGATTCACGATACTGGCAGGGTTCGTACGGTTGTGAAAaacctggaaaagtcatggaatttTAAAACAGCGATTCTAGGCCTGgaaaagttatggaaaaataaataaaccagaaagttttggaaaagtcatggaaatttaAAACAGCGATTTCCAGGCCTGGAAAAGTTTtgtaaaagtcatggaaatttgtttcaaaatatttatgtaataatagaaaatatgtttAAGTGATAATATTGGTTACTTTGTAAACATACTTTGTTTATTTGATCCACCCGACTGCGGCATATAACCAATCACACGCGTTTCTGTCGAGGCAATCAGAAGATTTCAGGTTAGTCATCGCTGAAACAAAGAGTTTCGTTCAGTGCATGCGCTCTGTCTGAATTCTGACTGAAACTCGTGAATTTTCCCATAATAAACAACAAAGTGCAGATTGGATGTAAGAGATTCACGTCGCAGTGTCATCAGCttctgtgattttaacagtgttTGTGAGAGCGCTTCAACTCGCGCTACACACAAGTTATGGACAGCTTCACAATCGGTCCCGTTCTCTGCTCCCTCTGTGTACAGTTTATTcagttaatataatttattcatcatGCTGGTAAGATCAAATGAACTCTTCATTTTCTAATGtgtaaaaagcattaaaataattcataaacagTTCTAGGATTGTAGCCAGAATATGACATTCAGTTTCcccaaacacaaaaacatttgatGTATCTAATAatcaacattaataatcattattaaCAATATCAAGAGCATTAATTGACAAAAAtgacttaattttataatttgagTAACTTTAAACAGTCcgtgtaaataaacatttatgctaTTTCATACTTCTGTTCCACCTCTGCAGTGTGAAGATGGATTTTGTTAATGCTAAAGTTTTATTGGTAACAGTCTATATAGTGTTCTgattgacttaaaggtgccctagaacttttttttaaaagatgtaatataagtctaaggtgtcccctgaatgtgtctgtgaagtttcagctcaaaatataataccccatagattttttttaattcatttttttaactgcctattttggggcataattagaaatgagccgattcagggtgtgtggccctttaaatcttgtgctccacgccccaagagctcacgcttgccttaaacaacataaaaaaagttcaaacagctaatataaccctcaaaatggatctttacaaagtgttcgtcatgcagcctgtctaatcacgtaagtacagtgtttattttgatgtttacatttgattctgaatgagtttgatagtgctccatggctaacggctaatgctacactgttggagagatttataaagaatgaagttgtgtttatgaattatacagactgcaagtgtttaaaaatgaaaatagcgacgctttcttgtctccgtgaatacagtaataaacgatggtaactttaaccacatttaacagtacattagcaacatgctaacgaaacatttagaaagacaatttacaaatatcactaaaaatatcatgttatcatggatcatgtcagttattattgctccatctgccatttttcgctgttgttcttgcttgcttacctagtctgatgattcagctgtgcacagatccagacgttaatactggctgcccttgtctaatgcctcgatcatgggctggcatatgcaagtattgggggcgtacatattaatgatcccgactgttacgtaacagtcggtattaCCTTTAAGTAATTGGTTAAAGTTAAGTATTTGACAATTGACAACACAGATAATCATAAAACATTGcacttataaataaataaaatgcccCTGGAAATCAATTGCAGGGGGCCCCACAATTACACATAATTACAATAACACATgaatcagaaaatactgtcaaaaGCCAGAAAAAAATCAACCTATTTGTAAGAATGAAATGTGATATAAAAATCAGGTGAATGATATAGGAATAAACCTTCAGAATAAGGTCAAGggtgtccaaccctgctcctggagagctaCCGTCCTACAGactccaacacacctgtctgtaattatcaagcaaCCCTGGTGTGTttgattggggttggagctgaaatctgcaggaTGGTAGCTCTCCAGAAGCagggttggacacccctgataTAAATAAtgggaataaaactgtaaagtttggtgtatgtaAAGCTTCTGCAGTGGAGATTTTTgacaggagaaaaaaaaacgtatGCAACCCTGGTTACCTGAGAAGGGGAACAAGACACTGCGTCTTGGTGTTGACGTAATGAGGGAACGCCATcgtagggctggtccgaataccataaCGGGTTGgctatttaaataaaagaagaatgaaaaataaatgaacgaactgtaataaataaagAACATGCCGTCCTAGTAAAATTTCACGTTTGAGTTTTAACAAGCTCCTATATTATGCAGTAGATtcatttagattgataataatgGGTAAAAAGGCAAATAAATTTTGTTCCTcttattctattttccacaatgtcaaagcagCGTAGCTTAACCCAAAATAACAAGCAAAATACAAGGGAACACATTGGTAGGCTAAGAAgaatcaaatatatttaagaatAACAAGGTTGGGTTCCTTCAACTGTCCATCCTATTAAAAATAGCTAGGCTATATATGATAATTGTAAAAAAGAGTATTGTATTTCGCCagattttgtaatgtaaacatatttaagCGCGAATGAGAACCATTTTGCGTGTGGGGGATGCCAGGTGtgcagaaaaggaaaaaaaaaactaatattcaAATCCCAAAATTGAAAATCGAACCCACtgaacgaatattcgaatatttgggTCCAGCCTTATGCCATCGTGACCAGTTGACTAGTGCATAAAACCTATGTAGCATCTAACATTAGAGAAACGTGCGACGTGAAGCCGCTGCTCATAGTGCTTTTTGCCGCCTAATTGGGCTTGAACGGTTAAATACATACCCATGTGTCAAAGTGGCAATGTATTTGCAAGTAAACACAGTaatttatgtcttaagtgaactaaACTGTtgaaagaaaatgtataaatgtatatttaatttacacagtaaagacaatgcagtgtttttatacatctgattactttttacattttatgtagtGTTTCTCATTTTTTAGTGCTTTAAGTTTCTCAGGTAGGCctatttcatttgtgtctttgttctgttgtagtTTGTTTTCTTCACTCTTTCTTTATCACTATTTACTTGTCTTCGCTGAGCttgagagttttttttattattattattattattattatattaaaaatggtgataataattatgaaatttcaCAGGTATCAAAACATTCGATATCATAAACaccttatttaaagcaaaaataactatatcgtgatataagattttggtcatatcgcccacccctacATTCGTACTTTGTATAAAGGCATCTGATGCAATTATTGTGTTGCTCTCTCGTCAGACTGAAAGCACACCAGAGGCTGCACACTGGGAAGACGTTTAACTGTGAATCAGAGGGATGCACCAAGTACTTCACCACGCTCAGTGACCTGAGGAAGCATATCCGCACGCACACGGGCGAAAAACCATTCAGGTGAGGAGCAGGAGATCATGTGACGGAATTCTGATTGATTCATGCCTTTCCCTAGTTCAGAAGTGCTTTACAAAATTAACAGCCAATTGCATGATCCATTTTAATTTTCCCTGCCACTGAGAGTGGAGACAGTGATCTGCTAACTGATACAGCTGGAGACTGCAGAACACGTGCTAAATCGTGAACGTGATGTGTCTGCATATTAGCAAAGATTGATGAACTATTATACTATTGTGTTTGTGTCTGCAGGTGTGACCATGATGGCTGTGGTAAGGCTTTCGCTGCTAGTCATCACCTGAAAACACATGTACGGACACACACTGGTAAGACACTGTCAGTCTGTCAAACAATACAAAGCAGTTATTTACTGTCACTGACTAAGTCCTTTAAAGCCTACTGCATCATATTTGATATGCAAATTTCTAAGGCGTATAATCcttctgattgatagtttaggCTTTTTTTAGCAGTATGATTGTACAAACCTTCAGCTTGTGGTTCACGTGTCTTTTTGCTGTATAAAGTAAATTTGAGAATAActttgatattgttagtaatatttcaatatgaacacttattttatttacagtatttcacaaacACCACTTTTTCACCTTAATCAGTACTTATGCAATCGATTCTGGCTTTGTTTTGCTAAAATGTCCATTTTTTTAGACAAGAGAACCTCTTTTTCTGTTCCAGGAGAGAAGCCGTTTTTCTGTCCGAGCGATGGCTGTGAGAAGACCTTCAGCTCTCAGTACAGCCTGAAGAGTCACATCCGAGGTCACGATAAAGGTCCAACGTTCACCGTGAGCAGTCATCCGCTGTCAGAGGTGAACACTCGCATGGTCACAGCCCTCTGTGGCTGCTTTATTACACCCACACTTTTTGACAGTGGACTTAATTGGTCCTGTTGTACTTGTTCAACCTTAGGATGCGAATCACTCGCTGTGCCTCAGTGATTTGAGCCTCATTTCCACTGACTCTGAGCTCCAGGAGAACCATAATAATGTGAGTTGCGTCCTCATTTACACAGAGCTGTTTTCAGTCGTCTCCCAGATACGAGTACATCTCAGCACATGTTCATGTCTCAGTCTCAGGGTTTGGATCTGAACAGCGTCACCCCCATACGAATCTTTGAGCTGATGTTCCAGAGTCCTGAGAACAGTGTCAGCCAGGACGAGCCGAAACCCACAGGCAAGAACTTTTAGAGCTCACTGTGTTCAAAGACACTCGGGTCACTTCTGTTATGCAGTACGCTTtgaacttttaaaaatgaataagtgTGCTAAATGTGCTAAAGAAgccatattatgccctttttcaaagtcttgatgttgtttttgggctctactagaacaggttttcatgcttgaatgttgattattttcctcatattctccattgttgcagctcctctcttcccagtctgtcagtaacactctgtttagttcctttCTCTATTAAGTCCCTCTTTTTGTTCAGCTGGACcagtgttgtgattggtcacgCGCTTTgagcgtgtttgggaaatgccACGCATCTTCAACACACTTTTAAACCAAGTTAACCAGGCCCTGCCCCTTTATTACACATGTGCCTTGGGCaggaattatttattttattatttttgtgtatgCCAGTCCTTCAGAGACTTGCTCAGATACCTAAAAATTGTTCGAAACACATTCGCAATGTCAAAACATGCCAGAAACCTGCTAGCAAAATGTTAACAATGctttaaaacatgctaaaaaccTGTTAACAAAATATCAGTATGTTGAAAACATGCTATCAGTGTGCTAAAATCTGTGatcaatgtgttaaaacatgttaacaacagTTGTGTCCCAAATTACACTACACTTGCACTATGCACTCTACAGTGTGGTGTATGAATTTTGTAAGGTTTTGTCGTCATTCAGTATTGAGTGTGATCAGCCCTCCCTCTCTGCTAAggaaagctgcgacagttgagtgtaCGAAGTGTCCAACACTCTACACTTCATTGTTTCGGTTAATTAAGCTCATCATTCAgatatttaaaatgcactttttatttttggaattGAATTATGAACATGTTAATAACATGGTAAAACATTCTAGTGATGTGATAAAACATGCTAGGAACATGATTAACAATATGTTAAGTCATGTTAGCAATTGTTAAATTTAGGgctgtaaaaataaacaatgtgTTAATTTTGCGATTtaattttttcaattttaacgcattcaaaatatttaaagcaATTAACGCAGCGTCCATTTTTTCCTGGCAACCTTTGGCTAGCATTACATTATATGATgtgcttgatttttttttttttttttaatcgattgacagcactaattaaaataatgttagcaACGTGCTAAAACATAGTAACCAAATGGTTAAACAtattagcaatgtgttaaatcctggtagcaacatgctaaaacatgttatcaatgtgttaaaacacGTTAGCGACATGGTAAAATATGATAAGAATGTAGTAACAATATGCTgaaatgttaaatcatgctagcaattgTTAAAACTTGTTattgctaaaacatgttagaaaccttttaacaacatgttaaaacatgcttaCAATGTCAGTGTGTTAAAACATACTAGGAACATGCTAGCAATGGCTTAAAATGTGTCAATGTGTTAAAacgttagcaacatgctaagaATTGTTAAAACGTTAAGAACTTGCAAACAATATGTTAAAACATTCTAACGGTGGTAAAACATGATAGCAACATGGTAACATTATGCTGAAATGTTAACAATGTTAAATTATGCTAGAAATTGTTCAAatatgttagcaatgtgttaaaacatggaagcaacatgttaaaacatgttatcaatgtgttaaaacatgctaccCATGTGCAAAAACATAAAGAAACATGGTATCAACATGTTTCACATTAATATTGTTAACGTgtagaaacatgctagcaatatcaatgtgttaaaacatgttagtaaCGTGCTAAATCTTGTTAGAAACAttttaacaacatgttaaaacatgctagcaatgtcaGAGTGTTAAAACATTCTAGGAACATGCTAGCAATGGGTTAAAACATGCAACgcgttaaaacatgttagcaacatgctgaGAAATGTTAGaaatatgttaaaacatgtttaaacatGTTAGGAAACATGATAGAATTGTGTTAGTGATGTGTTAAAGCCTGTTAGCGCTTGTTTGAAAAGTTTAACCAGTAGATTAATGATGGTAACATGCAATGTACTGCATAACAGGAATGACCCATCACATGTCCTGTCGCTCAGTCTGACGTCACGCTTCTGTCTCTCCAGATAACCCCGCAGAGTCTTTTGGCCTGGAGTCGTCTCCTCAGTCAGCCGCTGCAGATGTGTCCACTCACCCCACTTTCCCTCAGCCCCCTTCATCCACCTCATCCCCATCCTGCTCCATCACAACCCCTGCACCTGAGGCTCAGACTCCGCCCACAACACTCCCCTCTCAGCCGGCTCCGCCCCCCGCTGCCGGCAGCTCATTACTGACCTCCACTTTCGCCTGTGCTCCGGCCACCTCATCGCACTCACCAGAAGTGCCCGCTCCATCTGCACCCTCAGTCGCCCAGCACTACGTGACGGCTCCACCGGGTCCCCCGCCAACTGCGCCCGGTGCCTCCAGCGTGGCGGGCATGACGACAGAGGTGACGGCGGCAGTAACGCACACAGTGCCTTtggctcctcctcctcctcctacAATCACCATCGCCCCCACGCTCGGCCTGCAGCCCAGCCTCGTCATGTCCGATCAGAACCTGCAGTGGATCCTCAGCAGCGCCGCCAGTGCGCAGCAAAACCCCGAACAACAGGTCCAGCAGTTTATCATTGaactaaataaaattgtattttagcTTCAGCTTTACGTTTTTATCTTTGGTTTCATTGTCATTTACAAGCAGGATTTTAGCGATTGAGATGCCATtgactctttccctgccagcgtttttgatctttcatggccctcagaatattttgttattttaatatgtaaacaCTCAATGtgtcaaaagaaagaacagggCCTCTATTTTTAACTGTGAAAACATAGAAAAAAACTCAtcaatggtggggaaagagttaaagggttagttcacctaaaaatgaattattataacctcatgtcgttccaaagctGTCAGACTTTCATCATCTTCGAAacgcaaatgaagatatttttaataaagagatttctgtccccCCATTAAAAGTCAGTTTACACCAAAACGACATGATCGGCATGAAGGCGAGTCTTGTGCGTGTTGTAGTTTATTCAACCATAGTTTATTATGGttgatatttatcatttttttagcacttgtttttttccccacaaatGTACTTATTTTGAAAGTTATTCAAAGTAATTCATTTTTTCAcagtttgctttttgttttcattaataatgttaatctTGCCAGAAATATGCATCTGATTATATCTGAGATATTCAGATATTCTGAGTGTTTTAGTCATAGTTAGGATCTTAGTAATTGTCTAGTTAGGGTTTGAATTAATGCCACAATCTTAATGCTTTCCTTTTTCACATTATTGCTGCTTTTATTTTCAGGGCCCAAAAGTAGAGAAGGTCTTTTTTACAACAGCCATACCAGTCGGTGGACATTCAGGTATGATTGAATATTTGttatgttatttgttgtttttgcagTACTGTTTCTGttgatttatattaaaaaagacaACTGAGTAGGGCtacacatttaaaggtgccgaagaacatgtttttaaaagatgtaatataagtctaaggtgtcccctgaatgtgtctaagtattcagaccctttgttcagtatttagtagaagcacccttttgatctaatacaaccttgagtctttttgggaaagatgcaacaagtttttcacacctggatttggggatcctctgccattcctccttgcagatcctctccagttctgtcaggttggatggtaaacgttggtggacagccatttttagggctctccagagatgctcaattgggtttaagtcagggctctggctgggccat
The sequence above is drawn from the Megalobrama amblycephala isolate DHTTF-2021 linkage group LG13, ASM1881202v1, whole genome shotgun sequence genome and encodes:
- the mtf1 gene encoding metal regulatory transcription factor 1 isoform X1, which gives rise to MTGASIHSRNKSKRLDTNPGLSSSIRIMGENGPLTESAMLFEDEEEDVDKLCRDEEEEDKMARFDKDDDIISGPSSSSGRVYDRTTVLIEQDPIRLDEEGEEDCMAFLPDGEVEGDEGSLAFMGDPDGMSQGYIHHTISPDQIQFIINPGSTPMPRNIEGATLTLHSECPETKQREVKRYQCMFEGCTRTYSTAGNLRTHQKTHRGEYTFVCNQQGCGKAFLTSYSLKIHVRVHTKEKPFECDVQGCEKAFNTLYRLKAHQRLHTGKTFNCESEGCTKYFTTLSDLRKHIRTHTGEKPFRCDHDGCGKAFAASHHLKTHVRTHTGEKPFFCPSDGCEKTFSSQYSLKSHIRGHDKGPTFTVSSHPLSEDANHSLCLSDLSLISTDSELQENHNNSQGLDLNSVTPIRIFELMFQSPENSVSQDEPKPTDNPAESFGLESSPQSAAADVSTHPTFPQPPSSTSSPSCSITTPAPEAQTPPTTLPSQPAPPPAAGSSLLTSTFACAPATSSHSPEVPAPSAPSVAQHYVTAPPGPPPTAPGASSVAGMTTEVTAAVTHTVPLAPPPPPTITIAPTLGLQPSLVMSDQNLQWILSSAASAQQNPEQQGPKVEKVFFTTAIPVGGHSGNAVQQIGLSLPVIIIKQEESCQCQCACRDSAKDKSAASSLEKSKTTSPPPAPPVPPEEPRSCCPSEQSPAPSQQDSLSAPVTPNPPTDGLASMDVSDLLSPETTANIEALLADEFSMADGGSGSSAP
- the mtf1 gene encoding metal regulatory transcription factor 1 isoform X2 encodes the protein MGENGPLTESAMLFEDEEEDVDKLCRDEEEEDKMARFDKDDDIISGPSSSSGRVYDRTTVLIEQDPIRLDEEGEEDCMAFLPDGEVEGDEGSLAFMGDPDGMSQGYIHHTISPDQIQFIINPGSTPMPRNIEGATLTLHSECPETKQREVKRYQCMFEGCTRTYSTAGNLRTHQKTHRGEYTFVCNQQGCGKAFLTSYSLKIHVRVHTKEKPFECDVQGCEKAFNTLYRLKAHQRLHTGKTFNCESEGCTKYFTTLSDLRKHIRTHTGEKPFRCDHDGCGKAFAASHHLKTHVRTHTGEKPFFCPSDGCEKTFSSQYSLKSHIRGHDKGPTFTVSSHPLSEDANHSLCLSDLSLISTDSELQENHNNSQGLDLNSVTPIRIFELMFQSPENSVSQDEPKPTDNPAESFGLESSPQSAAADVSTHPTFPQPPSSTSSPSCSITTPAPEAQTPPTTLPSQPAPPPAAGSSLLTSTFACAPATSSHSPEVPAPSAPSVAQHYVTAPPGPPPTAPGASSVAGMTTEVTAAVTHTVPLAPPPPPTITIAPTLGLQPSLVMSDQNLQWILSSAASAQQNPEQQGPKVEKVFFTTAIPVGGHSGNAVQQIGLSLPVIIIKQEESCQCQCACRDSAKDKSAASSLEKSKTTSPPPAPPVPPEEPRSCCPSEQSPAPSQQDSLSAPVTPNPPTDGLASMDVSDLLSPETTANIEALLADEFSMADGGSGSSAP